A portion of the Atribacterota bacterium genome contains these proteins:
- a CDS encoding HAMP domain-containing sensor histidine kinase codes for MTIQKRLWISNLILIIITIILIIGVSLIITEHFQNFIGLPSPDNHMSPLNRAYYRAENTLINVIETEPERFLEQNYLQQIDDFINSLNIGLIVQKENEFVYFSTFINSLGLKKEDMSLNNYRIEPKSDNLTQISDNLFMKAIPFYFNDQSQGKIFLVYDSSSASQELNQFKKSVIYTLILFLIIIISINSLITYFLSKQIVNPLIRLKNAAQQIRKGNYNFHLKSPSKDEIGDLFQSFEEARKQLKKSEETKNKYEKNRNELITNISHDLKTPITTIKGYVEGIIDGIPKSKEKQDKYLQTIHQNAIHMESLIEDLFLLSKFDLDQSLYQFENINIKDYLADSYEELRFELEEKGISLEFEANYNELNPVKADRQQLKRVILNIINNAINFKKETDSVIKLILTETDEEAKIEIYDNGKGVSKETLEKIFDRFYKADKSRSNRASGTGLGLHIARKIIADHGGRIWAQSKNGSGTSIFFTLKKIKQNLEN; via the coding sequence ATGACAATCCAAAAACGATTATGGATTTCAAATTTAATACTGATTATCATCACAATAATATTAATAATTGGGGTTAGCCTGATTATTACTGAACATTTTCAGAATTTTATCGGTTTACCATCCCCTGATAACCATATGAGTCCACTGAATCGTGCCTATTATAGAGCCGAGAATACCCTGATTAATGTTATTGAAACAGAGCCTGAACGTTTTCTGGAACAGAATTATTTGCAACAAATCGATGATTTTATCAACTCTTTGAATATTGGCTTGATTGTACAAAAAGAAAATGAATTCGTTTATTTTTCTACTTTCATAAACTCGCTTGGACTTAAGAAAGAAGATATGTCTCTCAATAATTACCGAATAGAGCCAAAATCTGATAATTTGACTCAGATTTCAGATAATTTATTTATGAAAGCAATCCCATTTTATTTCAATGATCAATCTCAGGGAAAAATATTTTTAGTCTACGATTCCAGTTCTGCGTCTCAGGAATTAAATCAATTTAAAAAGTCAGTTATCTATACATTGATTTTATTTTTAATCATTATTATAAGTATAAATAGTCTAATCACCTACTTTCTATCTAAACAGATTGTCAACCCTTTAATTCGGTTAAAAAATGCTGCTCAGCAAATCAGAAAAGGTAATTATAATTTTCATCTTAAGTCTCCCTCTAAAGATGAGATCGGTGATCTTTTTCAAAGTTTCGAAGAGGCCAGGAAACAACTTAAAAAGTCAGAAGAAACAAAAAATAAATATGAAAAAAACAGGAATGAATTGATTACCAATATTTCTCATGACTTAAAAACTCCAATTACTACAATTAAAGGTTATGTAGAAGGTATCATTGATGGTATTCCAAAATCTAAAGAAAAACAGGATAAATATTTACAGACTATCCATCAGAATGCAATTCACATGGAGTCTTTAATAGAAGATTTATTTTTACTCTCAAAATTTGATTTGGATCAATCTCTCTATCAATTTGAAAACATTAATATAAAGGATTATCTGGCTGATTCTTATGAAGAATTGCGTTTTGAGCTTGAAGAAAAAGGAATTAGTCTTGAATTTGAAGCGAATTATAATGAATTGAATCCTGTCAAGGCTGACCGACAACAATTAAAAAGAGTAATTCTTAATATCATTAATAATGCAATAAATTTCAAAAAAGAAACCGACTCAGTAATCAAATTGATATTAACTGAAACAGATGAGGAAGCTAAAATAGAGATTTATGACAATGGGAAAGGTGTTTCCAAAGAAACGTTAGAAAAAATATTTGACCGTTTTTATAAGGCAGATAAGTCACGTTCGAACAGGGCGTCAGGTACCGGGCTTGGTTTACATATTGCCCGAAAAATTATAGCTGATCATGGTGGTCGGATTTGGGCACAAAGTAAAAACGGATCTGGTACGAGTATCTTTTTTACCCTAAAAAAGATAAAACAGAATTTAGAAAACTGA
- a CDS encoding response regulator transcription factor codes for MKKILIIEDQQSIAELEKDYLEINQFQVEISNNGLTGLQKVFSKNYDLVLLDLMLPDIDGFEVCKKIRGKTNIPILIISARGEDIDKIRGLGLGADDYISKPFSPNELVARVKAHLDRFDRLTGRNKNIRNEIHIKNLSINQASRRVFLDNQEIILTTKEFEILNFLASHPNIVFSKEQLYDHVWGDNSYGDIATIAVYIKKIRDKIEKDPQNPRFIDTLWGSGYRFNA; via the coding sequence ATGAAAAAAATTCTAATTATTGAAGATCAACAAAGCATTGCCGAACTTGAAAAAGACTACCTGGAAATCAATCAATTTCAGGTAGAGATCAGCAATAATGGTTTAACAGGACTTCAAAAAGTTTTCAGCAAAAATTATGACCTTGTACTACTCGATTTAATGTTACCCGATATTGATGGTTTTGAGGTATGTAAAAAAATCAGGGGGAAAACAAATATTCCCATATTGATAATTTCTGCCAGGGGAGAAGATATTGACAAGATACGTGGTCTGGGTTTAGGAGCTGATGACTATATAAGCAAGCCTTTTAGCCCTAATGAGCTTGTAGCCAGGGTTAAAGCCCATCTGGATCGTTTCGACAGACTTACCGGCAGAAATAAAAATATACGGAATGAGATTCACATAAAAAACCTTTCAATAAACCAGGCTTCACGCAGAGTATTTCTGGACAATCAGGAAATTATTCTAACTACCAAAGAATTTGAAATATTAAATTTTTTAGCATCCCACCCTAATATTGTTTTTAGCAAAGAACAGTTGTATGACCATGTATGGGGTGATAATTCTTACGGAGATATTGCAACCATTGCAGTATATATAAAAAAAATCAGGGATAAAATAGAAAAGGATCCACAAAACCCACGTTTCATAGATACATTGTGGGGCTCCGGTTACCGTTTCAATGCTTGA
- a CDS encoding MarR family transcriptional regulator has translation MEINHTGKNLPRLIMQIGHHLKMRMDENLSKNNLTISQFRVLAYLWEHENHKINQKQIHEFLEIKPSSMTKLITLLETKNLIKKEPDTEDARNTTIVLTKKGMKIKQICIKNIKETEKYLLNDFSQKEIETLVLLLLKIKEKIKY, from the coding sequence ATGGAAATAAATCATACAGGTAAAAATCTGCCAAGGCTTATCATGCAAATTGGTCATCACCTTAAAATGCGCATGGATGAGAATCTTAGCAAAAACAATCTTACCATTTCACAATTTAGAGTATTGGCTTATTTATGGGAACATGAAAATCATAAAATTAATCAAAAACAGATACATGAATTCCTGGAAATCAAGCCTTCTTCCATGACTAAATTGATTACACTATTAGAAACAAAGAATTTAATCAAAAAAGAACCAGATACAGAAGATGCCAGAAATACAACTATTGTACTTACTAAAAAAGGTATGAAAATTAAACAAATCTGCATCAAAAATATTAAAGAAACAGAAAAATATTTACTGAATGATTTTTCTCAAAAAGAAATTGAAACACTGGTGCTTTTATTATTGAAAATTAAAGAAAAAATTAAGTATTAG
- a CDS encoding MATE family efflux transporter, with amino-acid sequence MDEKRLIILRDEKPFQAILSLAIPTMMGMIVQIFYNLTDTFFVGKLNDPYQVAAVSVAFPIFMMLMSISGMFGFGASSYVSRLLGEKDYEMAKNTSATAFYTCIFAGIAVTILGLFFISPILRLIGVTQETFSHANQYLTIIFMGSIIIMSNFSLGLLLRSEGAAKIAMFGMFIGTGINIVLDPIFILLLGYGVKGAAIATLIGQLSGLIFYLNFYLKQKSLISINWKYFSPKKEIYLEIFRVGVPASINHMMMSIAQTLGNYVAAGYNDMVVAAFGINHRLFSMAIMLLIGLSEGTQPLIGYSYGAKKIKRLNQIIKTGELMATAISVFFLVFFYLFAGEMIRIFINNEQVIDYGIKIMRALIIALPFAGIQFIIRVSFQALGKGKPALILALARQGLFYIPLLFTLNSFFGFSGFIFAQPIANILTFLLAIILFRQIKLQINDEYQEAFSENTSSQLEVEESYSKI; translated from the coding sequence ATGGACGAAAAAAGATTAATAATTCTAAGAGATGAAAAACCCTTCCAGGCAATTTTGAGCCTGGCTATTCCTACAATGATGGGGATGATAGTACAAATTTTTTATAATCTGACAGACACCTTTTTTGTTGGCAAACTAAACGACCCCTATCAGGTAGCTGCCGTTTCTGTAGCTTTTCCAATATTTATGATGTTAATGTCAATCAGTGGAATGTTTGGTTTTGGAGCTTCCTCATATGTCTCCAGGTTATTAGGTGAAAAAGACTATGAAATGGCAAAAAATACCAGCGCTACAGCCTTCTATACATGCATTTTTGCAGGAATTGCAGTTACTATTTTAGGTTTATTTTTTATATCACCTATTCTACGACTAATTGGAGTAACCCAGGAAACGTTTAGCCATGCAAATCAATATCTTACCATTATCTTTATGGGAAGTATTATTATTATGAGCAATTTTTCTTTAGGATTATTGCTGCGTTCAGAAGGAGCTGCCAAAATAGCAATGTTTGGAATGTTTATCGGTACAGGTATAAACATAGTACTCGACCCAATCTTTATACTATTGCTTGGTTATGGAGTAAAAGGAGCGGCAATTGCTACTCTAATAGGTCAATTAAGTGGATTAATATTTTATCTTAACTTTTACCTTAAACAAAAAAGCTTAATATCGATAAATTGGAAATACTTTTCTCCTAAAAAGGAAATATATCTGGAAATCTTCAGAGTTGGTGTTCCTGCATCAATAAATCATATGATGATGAGTATAGCTCAGACTTTAGGGAATTATGTTGCTGCCGGTTATAATGACATGGTAGTAGCAGCATTCGGAATAAATCATCGACTTTTCTCTATGGCGATTATGCTTCTAATTGGACTATCTGAGGGAACACAACCCCTAATTGGATATAGTTATGGAGCAAAAAAAATTAAAAGGCTCAATCAAATCATTAAAACAGGGGAATTAATGGCAACAGCTATTTCTGTTTTCTTCTTAGTCTTTTTCTATTTATTTGCCGGTGAAATGATTCGAATTTTTATTAATAACGAGCAAGTAATCGACTATGGCATTAAGATTATGAGGGCGTTGATTATTGCATTGCCTTTTGCCGGAATTCAATTCATTATCAGGGTTAGTTTCCAGGCTCTGGGCAAGGGGAAACCTGCTTTGATTTTAGCCCTTGCCAGACAGGGATTATTCTACATACCTTTATTATTTACATTAAATAGTTTTTTCGGGTTTTCAGGTTTTATTTTTGCCCAGCCAATTGCTAATATTTTAACTTTTTTGTTGGCAATTATTCTCTTTAGACAGATTAAGCTTCAAATCAATGATGAATACCAGGAGGCATTTAGTGAAAATACTTCTTCTCAATTAGAAGTCGAGGAATCTTACTCAAAAATATAA
- a CDS encoding Glu/Leu/Phe/Val dehydrogenase translates to MGKKSSALDVANLQLEKAFEKMDLDENIKNQLRKTEKVLTVSIPVKMDNGKVDVFTGFRAQYNTARGPAKGGVRYHPDVCFDEVKALAAWMTWKCAVVGLPYGGGKGGIICNPKEMSEGELERLSRRYIYEISSIIGPHKDIPAPDVYTNPTVMGWYADTYNMLNGEAAFASITGKPIDLWGSEGRVEATASGVVQTIMMSLEYLGINPETATVAIQGFGNAGSYIGKFLHANGLKVIAVSDSKGGIYNIKGLDPVELQQHKQETGTVSDFSRNGTEKISNEDLLTIDCDILVPAALEEVINNNNARDIKAKIIAEAANGPTTPEADLVLKEKEIFVIPDILANAGGVVVSYFEWVQNLNGYFWGKEKVTRRLRNKMEKAFNEVLSIAQKESIDNRTAAYICAVSKVAQAMKFRGIWP, encoded by the coding sequence ATGGGAAAAAAGAGTAGTGCACTGGATGTAGCTAATTTACAACTGGAAAAAGCTTTTGAAAAGATGGATTTAGATGAAAATATAAAAAACCAGTTACGTAAAACAGAGAAGGTATTAACTGTATCTATACCTGTTAAGATGGACAATGGCAAGGTTGATGTTTTTACCGGCTTTCGCGCACAATATAATACAGCCAGGGGGCCGGCAAAAGGAGGAGTACGTTATCATCCTGATGTCTGCTTTGACGAAGTAAAGGCATTGGCAGCCTGGATGACCTGGAAATGTGCGGTAGTTGGATTGCCTTATGGTGGTGGAAAAGGTGGTATTATCTGTAATCCCAAAGAGATGTCAGAAGGGGAACTGGAAAGGTTATCCAGAAGGTATATTTATGAAATATCATCTATCATTGGTCCTCATAAAGATATACCTGCACCGGATGTTTACACTAATCCGACAGTAATGGGGTGGTATGCAGATACATATAATATGTTAAATGGAGAAGCAGCCTTTGCAAGTATTACCGGTAAGCCAATTGATTTATGGGGATCAGAGGGTAGAGTAGAGGCAACTGCATCAGGCGTAGTTCAGACTATTATGATGTCATTAGAATATTTAGGTATTAATCCTGAAACTGCAACAGTAGCTATTCAGGGATTTGGTAATGCAGGCTCCTATATTGGAAAATTTCTTCATGCGAATGGATTGAAAGTTATTGCTGTTAGTGATTCAAAGGGAGGAATTTATAATATTAAAGGACTTGATCCTGTTGAATTACAGCAACATAAGCAGGAAACAGGAACAGTAAGTGATTTTAGCAGGAATGGAACAGAAAAAATATCTAATGAGGATCTATTAACAATAGACTGTGACATACTTGTTCCGGCAGCGCTTGAAGAAGTAATCAATAATAATAATGCCCGGGATATAAAAGCAAAAATAATTGCTGAAGCAGCAAACGGACCTACGACACCAGAGGCAGATTTAGTGTTAAAAGAAAAAGAAATATTTGTTATTCCTGATATTTTAGCAAATGCAGGTGGTGTGGTAGTTTCCTATTTTGAATGGGTGCAGAATTTAAATGGTTATTTTTGGGGAAAAGAAAAGGTAACCCGAAGATTAAGAAATAAGATGGAAAAAGCTTTTAATGAAGTTTTAAGTATTGCCCAAAAAGAGAGTATTGATAACCGCACTGCTGCTTATATATGTGCTGTAAGCAAAGTTGCCCAGGCAATGAAGTTCAGAGGTATCTGGCCTTAA
- the ilvB gene encoding biosynthetic-type acetolactate synthase large subunit translates to MRLSGTEIVVECLKKEKVEVVFGIPGGAIMPLYDTIYKKQYFRHILTKHEQGAAHAADGYARATGKVGVCFATSGPGATNLVTGLANAYLDSIPVVAFTGQVISPLIGTDAFQEVDITGITLPITKNNYLVMDVKNLASTIKEAFYLARTGRPGPVLIDLPKDVQNAKTEFNYPEKSRYSGYHPTLKGNLNQIKKAAKAIQESKKPVIYAGGGIIASNAAKELKNFVDKTNIPVTTTLTGLGSFPENNPLSLGMLGMHGLASANIAINESDLIVALGTRFDDRVTGNIKRFCPKAKYIHVDIDPAEISKNIKINIPIVGDVKYVLSKMNELIEPKKEIEWLTEIAEIKQKNQLEYKRDNILRPQYIIEKLNEITGGEAIIVTDVGQHQMWAAQYYQYLHPRSFITSGGLGTMGFGLPAAIGAQIGCPKKKVICISGDGGFQMNSQELVTAVNNNLPIVTIIMNNGYLGMVRQWQELFFQKRYSSTNLEGSPDFSKLVEVYGGKGIRVTSKDAFDSALKIALSSKQFMLLDCLIPPEENVFPMVSPGEAINKMLGVNQS, encoded by the coding sequence GTGAGACTCAGTGGAACAGAAATAGTGGTCGAATGTCTAAAAAAAGAAAAAGTAGAGGTTGTTTTTGGAATTCCCGGTGGTGCTATTATGCCCCTTTATGACACCATATACAAAAAACAATACTTTCGGCATATACTGACCAAACACGAGCAAGGCGCTGCTCATGCAGCAGATGGTTATGCCAGGGCAACTGGTAAAGTTGGCGTATGCTTTGCCACTTCAGGACCAGGTGCTACTAATTTAGTTACCGGTCTTGCTAATGCTTATTTAGATTCTATTCCAGTTGTTGCCTTCACTGGACAGGTTATTTCTCCCTTAATTGGCACAGACGCATTCCAGGAAGTTGATATTACCGGGATTACCTTGCCGATTACAAAAAATAATTACCTGGTTATGGATGTAAAAAACCTTGCATCAACGATTAAAGAGGCATTTTATCTGGCAAGGACAGGTAGACCCGGCCCGGTTTTAATAGATTTGCCAAAGGATGTTCAAAACGCTAAAACAGAATTTAATTATCCGGAAAAAAGCAGGTATTCAGGTTATCATCCTACATTAAAAGGGAATTTAAACCAAATCAAAAAAGCAGCAAAAGCAATACAGGAATCCAAAAAGCCTGTTATTTATGCCGGAGGTGGAATTATAGCTTCCAATGCAGCAAAAGAACTAAAAAATTTTGTTGATAAAACAAATATTCCTGTAACTACTACCTTAACAGGATTGGGGTCTTTTCCTGAAAACAATCCCCTGTCCCTGGGAATGCTGGGAATGCATGGCCTGGCAAGTGCTAATATTGCAATTAATGAGTCTGATTTGATTGTCGCTCTCGGAACAAGATTTGATGATAGAGTCACAGGAAATATTAAACGCTTTTGCCCTAAGGCAAAATACATTCATGTGGATATCGACCCGGCAGAAATAAGTAAAAATATAAAAATAAATATTCCAATTGTAGGTGATGTCAAATATGTTCTTTCTAAAATGAATGAATTGATAGAACCTAAAAAAGAAATAGAATGGCTTACAGAAATTGCCGAAATAAAGCAAAAAAATCAACTAGAATATAAAAGAGATAACATCCTCAGGCCACAGTATATTATTGAAAAATTAAATGAAATAACCGGAGGTGAGGCAATTATAGTCACAGATGTAGGCCAACACCAGATGTGGGCAGCCCAATACTACCAATACCTCCACCCAAGAAGTTTTATTACCTCCGGAGGATTAGGCACTATGGGATTTGGCTTGCCTGCTGCAATAGGTGCCCAAATTGGCTGTCCCAAAAAAAAGGTAATTTGCATATCCGGCGACGGGGGGTTTCAGATGAATTCCCAGGAATTGGTTACTGCTGTAAATAATAACTTACCTATTGTTACAATCATTATGAATAATGGTTATCTGGGAATGGTTCGTCAGTGGCAGGAACTGTTCTTTCAAAAAAGGTATTCTTCTACAAACCTGGAGGGAAGTCCCGATTTTTCTAAACTCGTTGAGGTTTATGGTGGAAAAGGTATCAGAGTCACATCCAAAGATGCCTTTGATTCAGCTCTTAAAATTGCATTATCAAGTAAACAGTTTATGTTATTAGATTGCTTGATACCACCTGAAGAAAATGTATTTCCAATGGTATCACCGGGAGAAGCAATCAATAAAATGTTAGGAGTTAATCAGTCATGA
- the ilvN gene encoding acetolactate synthase small subunit, translated as MKHTIAILVKDTPGVLARVSSLFNRRMFNIESIAAGHSEKKGITRITIVTQGDENILEQITKQLNKLIDVIRVRDLPKETSVERELALIKVSTKSINQRTEIMQLIEAFRGHIVDIDKQALTIEITGTEEKINAKLKLLESFGILEISRTGKIALSRGDTKILK; from the coding sequence ATGAAACATACTATTGCTATTTTAGTTAAAGATACGCCTGGTGTCTTGGCACGAGTGTCAAGTCTTTTCAACAGAAGAATGTTTAATATAGAAAGTATCGCTGCCGGTCATTCTGAAAAAAAGGGGATTACCAGAATCACTATTGTTACACAAGGAGATGAAAATATTCTTGAGCAGATAACCAAACAACTTAATAAACTAATTGATGTAATAAGAGTCAGGGACTTGCCAAAAGAAACGTCAGTTGAAAGAGAATTGGCCTTAATCAAAGTTAGCACAAAATCTATAAACCAAAGAACCGAAATCATGCAATTAATAGAAGCATTCCGTGGGCATATTGTAGATATTGACAAACAAGCCCTTACTATAGAAATTACCGGCACCGAAGAAAAAATCAATGCTAAACTCAAATTACTTGAGTCTTTTGGTATTTTGGAAATATCCCGAACCGGTAAAATTGCCCTATCAAGAGGAGATACCAAAATACTAAAATGA
- the ilvC gene encoding ketol-acid reductoisomerase translates to MATIYYDKDAQKKFLENRTVAVIGYGSQGRGQSLNLKDSGVDVIVGIRKGGSSWEKAQKDGLKVATIEEAVKQADIVQMLLPDEVQPQVFCACNIFENLKEGNVLMFSHGFNIHFKQIIPPKNVDVIMVAPKSPGSILRKTYTQGKGVPNLIAIFQDYSGNAKDIALAYSQAIGGTRAGVIETTFQEETETDLFGEQAVLCGGVTAMIQAGFDTLVEAGYQPEVAYFECLNELKLIVDLIYAGGITRMRDDVSNTAEYGDLKSGKRIITEETRKEMKKILSEIQDGTFAKEWLLENQVGRPFFNAMRDKESNLLIEKVGKEIRSMIPWIDED, encoded by the coding sequence ATGGCAACAATTTACTATGATAAGGACGCTCAAAAGAAATTTTTAGAAAACAGAACAGTAGCTGTTATTGGATACGGAAGTCAGGGAAGAGGACAATCTTTAAACCTGAAAGACAGTGGTGTTGATGTTATTGTTGGGATAAGAAAAGGCGGTTCATCCTGGGAAAAGGCACAAAAAGATGGGCTAAAAGTTGCAACAATTGAGGAAGCAGTAAAACAAGCTGATATTGTCCAGATGTTATTACCCGATGAAGTGCAGCCACAAGTTTTTTGTGCATGTAATATATTTGAAAACCTAAAAGAAGGAAATGTTTTGATGTTTTCTCATGGTTTTAATATTCATTTTAAACAAATTATCCCCCCAAAAAATGTAGATGTAATTATGGTAGCCCCAAAAAGCCCGGGTTCAATTTTAAGAAAAACATATACTCAAGGAAAAGGTGTACCTAATTTAATTGCAATTTTCCAGGATTACTCAGGCAACGCCAAAGATATAGCCCTTGCCTATTCTCAGGCAATTGGCGGAACAAGGGCAGGTGTAATCGAAACAACTTTCCAGGAAGAAACCGAAACAGACCTCTTTGGAGAACAGGCTGTCCTATGTGGTGGTGTTACTGCTATGATTCAAGCAGGATTTGACACATTGGTTGAAGCAGGATATCAACCGGAAGTAGCTTATTTTGAATGTCTTAATGAACTAAAATTGATTGTTGACCTGATTTATGCAGGTGGAATTACCCGTATGCGTGATGATGTAAGCAATACTGCCGAATATGGTGATTTAAAATCAGGCAAGAGAATTATTACTGAAGAAACAAGAAAAGAAATGAAAAAAATATTAAGTGAAATACAGGATGGTACTTTTGCCAAGGAATGGTTATTAGAAAATCAGGTTGGCAGACCATTCTTTAATGCTATGCGTGATAAAGAATCAAATCTGCTGATTGAAAAAGTGGGAAAAGAAATCAGATCAATGATTCCATGGATTGATGAGGATTAG
- a CDS encoding FMN-binding protein — protein sequence MLRILLYVGAVILIIMIAIFIYFNQGLSKYRKMVINEVDLLSIEDGTYQGEFNGGRWKNKLEVTVKDHKIVDIKMIQASDMSGLKAIGEEVFKKVEEEQSLQIDVVSGATVHTKAILKSIEDALIK from the coding sequence ATGTTAAGGATACTGCTATATGTTGGTGCTGTAATACTAATTATAATGATTGCAATTTTTATTTATTTTAATCAGGGTTTAAGTAAATACCGCAAAATGGTAATTAATGAGGTGGATTTACTGAGTATTGAAGATGGAACTTATCAGGGAGAGTTTAACGGCGGTCGCTGGAAGAATAAGCTGGAAGTTACTGTAAAAGATCATAAAATTGTTGATATTAAAATGATTCAAGCATCAGATATGTCCGGTTTGAAGGCCATAGGGGAAGAAGTTTTTAAAAAGGTAGAAGAGGAGCAGTCATTGCAAATTGATGTCGTATCAGGGGCAACGGTTCATACTAAAGCAATTTTGAAATCAATTGAGGATGCATTAATTAAATAG